A genomic region of Candidatus Pseudomonas phytovorans contains the following coding sequences:
- a CDS encoding LysR family transcriptional regulator: MLGQLHDPDLHLLRLFVTVVEAGGFSAAQGVLGLSQPTISQRMAQLEARLGYRLCSRGKGGFHLTEKGVLLLEAARGLLLNIEQFRQQANGVAGRLLGTVRIGMAENQDKAVSLKLAVAITAFRKREEAVQLELISAPPAELERLLLEQRLDYAISYFSGNQAAFDYQPLFDERQRLYCAKGHVLFGKADIGLERLLEMDQVRHPYRFLKGGEPFQSRRSMAVAEQIESVLTFILSGRHIGYLPCHCAQGWEAEGLLWALDPGLDFVVPFTLARHRTQGVGEAQQAFAQDLLAAFA; the protein is encoded by the coding sequence ATGCTCGGACAACTGCACGACCCCGACCTGCACCTGCTGCGGCTGTTCGTCACTGTAGTCGAGGCCGGGGGCTTCAGCGCCGCGCAAGGCGTGCTGGGGTTGAGCCAGCCCACCATCAGCCAGCGTATGGCGCAGCTGGAAGCACGGCTGGGCTACCGCCTGTGCAGCCGCGGCAAGGGCGGTTTTCACCTGACGGAAAAAGGCGTGTTGCTACTGGAGGCGGCGCGCGGGCTGCTGTTGAACATCGAGCAGTTCCGCCAGCAGGCCAACGGCGTTGCCGGGCGCTTGCTGGGCACCGTGCGCATTGGCATGGCGGAAAACCAGGACAAGGCGGTGAGCCTGAAGTTGGCAGTGGCCATTACAGCGTTTCGCAAGCGAGAGGAAGCGGTGCAGCTGGAGCTGATCAGCGCACCGCCGGCAGAGCTGGAGCGGTTGTTGCTGGAGCAACGGCTGGACTACGCCATCAGCTACTTTTCCGGCAACCAGGCGGCCTTTGATTACCAGCCCTTGTTTGATGAACGGCAACGGCTGTATTGCGCCAAGGGGCATGTGTTGTTCGGGAAGGCCGATATTGGGCTTGAGCGGTTGCTGGAGATGGACCAGGTGCGCCATCCCTACCGGTTTCTGAAAGGGGGTGAGCCGTTCCAGAGCCGGCGCAGCATGGCGGTGGCAGAGCAGATCGAGAGCGTACTGACGTTTATTTTATCGGGGCGCCATATTGGTTATCTGCCATGCCATTGCGCGCAGGGATGGGAAGCTGAGGGGTTGTTGTGGGCGTTGGACCCGGGGCTGGATTTTGTTGTGCCGTTTACCCTGGCCCGGCACCGGACACAGGGGGTTGGTGAGGCGCAGCAGGCCTTTGCGCAGGATTTGCTGGCAGCATTCGCCTGA